The following proteins are co-located in the Pseudomonas synxantha genome:
- a CDS encoding NAD(P)/FAD-dependent oxidoreductase encodes MLRITELKLPIDHPEEDLRPAIVQRLGIASDDLLDFTLFKRSYDARKKSSELCFIYTIDLNVKGEAALLLKFADDRNVNPAPDVSYKVVGQAPADLVERPIVVGFGPCGIFAGLLLAQMGFKPIILERGKEVRQRTKDTWGLWRKSVLNPESNVQFGEGGAGTFSDGKLYSQIKDPKFHGRKVLHEFVKAGAPEEILYVSKPHIGTFRLTGVVENMREQIIALGGEVRFEQRVTDVLIEEGQLNGVVVDGGEQILSRHVILALGHSARDTFRMLHGRGVYMEAKPFSVGFRIEHPQSLIDAARLGKYAGHPKLGAADYKLVHHAKNGRSVYSFCMCPGGTVVAATSEPNRVVTNGMSQYSRNERNANSGIVVGITPEVDYPGGPLAGIELQERLESHAYILGGSNYEAPAQLVGDFIAGKPSTALGSVEPSYKPGVSLGDLALALPDFAIEAIREALPAFEKQIKGYSLHDAVLTGIETRTSSPLRITRDESMQSLNVKGLFPAGEGAGYAGGILSAGVDGIRIAEALARDMLGIKA; translated from the coding sequence GCTACGATGCACGTAAAAAATCGTCGGAGCTGTGCTTCATCTACACCATCGACTTGAACGTGAAGGGCGAAGCCGCCCTGCTGCTCAAGTTTGCCGACGACCGCAACGTCAACCCGGCCCCCGACGTCAGCTACAAGGTGGTGGGCCAGGCGCCGGCAGACCTGGTCGAGCGGCCGATCGTGGTGGGGTTTGGGCCCTGCGGGATCTTCGCCGGGCTGCTGCTGGCACAGATGGGCTTCAAGCCGATCATCCTCGAGCGCGGCAAGGAAGTGCGTCAACGTACCAAGGACACCTGGGGCCTGTGGCGTAAAAGCGTGCTCAACCCCGAGTCCAACGTGCAATTCGGTGAAGGCGGCGCCGGCACCTTCTCCGACGGCAAGCTCTACAGCCAGATCAAGGACCCGAAATTCCACGGCCGCAAGGTGCTGCACGAGTTCGTCAAGGCCGGCGCGCCGGAAGAGATCCTCTACGTCAGCAAGCCCCATATCGGCACCTTCCGCCTGACCGGCGTGGTGGAAAACATGCGCGAGCAGATCATCGCCCTCGGCGGTGAAGTGCGCTTCGAGCAACGCGTCACCGACGTATTGATCGAAGAGGGGCAGTTGAACGGTGTGGTCGTCGACGGCGGCGAGCAGATTCTCTCAAGGCATGTGATTCTTGCCCTGGGCCACAGCGCCCGCGACACCTTCCGCATGCTCCATGGCCGCGGCGTTTACATGGAGGCCAAGCCGTTCTCGGTGGGTTTCCGTATCGAACACCCGCAGTCGCTGATCGACGCCGCACGCCTGGGCAAGTACGCCGGCCACCCGAAACTGGGCGCGGCCGACTACAAGCTGGTGCACCACGCCAAGAACGGCCGTTCGGTCTATAGCTTCTGCATGTGCCCGGGCGGCACTGTGGTGGCCGCGACCTCGGAACCCAATCGCGTCGTGACCAACGGCATGAGCCAGTACTCGCGCAACGAGCGCAACGCCAACTCCGGCATTGTGGTCGGCATCACGCCCGAAGTGGATTACCCGGGTGGCCCGTTGGCCGGTATCGAGTTGCAGGAACGCCTGGAGTCCCACGCCTACATCCTCGGCGGCAGCAACTACGAGGCACCGGCGCAGTTGGTGGGCGACTTTATCGCCGGCAAACCGTCCACCGCCTTAGGCAGTGTGGAACCTTCCTACAAGCCCGGCGTATCCCTGGGCGACCTGGCCCTGGCCTTGCCGGACTTCGCCATCGAGGCCATCCGCGAAGCCTTGCCGGCGTTCGAGAAGCAGATCAAAGGTTATTCGCTGCACGATGCAGTGTTGACGGGGATCGAGACCCGCACGTCATCACCGTTGCGCATTACCCGCGATGAGTCGATGCAGAGCCTGAACGTAAAAGGCCTGTTTCCGGCCGGGGAAGGTGCGGGTTATGCCGGCGGGATCCTGTCGGCGGGTGTTGACGGGATTCGGATTGCCGAGGCGTTGGCGCGGGATATGCTCGGCATCAAGGCCTGA
- a CDS encoding PLP-dependent cysteine synthase family protein — MMSDHRTWAREAIRIIEADFQRSADTHLIPLPLPGLPGIELYFKDESSHPTGSLKHRLARSLFLYALCNGWLKPGAPVVEASSGSTAISEAYFARLLGLPFIAVMPASTSQEKIAQIAFYGGKSHLAQDPTQIYAESERLAKEGGGHFMDQFTYAERATDWRANNNIAESIFQQMRFEQHPEPSWLISSPGTGGTTATLGRYVRYRQHCTRVLCADAERSVFFDFYQSGDANLRLECGSRIEGIGRPRVEASFLPAVIDAMVKVPDALSLAAMHYLAGRLGRRVGGSSGTNLIGALIAAQQMKAAGESGSIVAILCDGGERYATTYYDQEWLVGQGYELDGLVTAVAASVEQGESLPTSILRANI, encoded by the coding sequence ATCATGAGCGACCACCGTACCTGGGCCCGCGAAGCCATTCGCATCATTGAAGCGGACTTCCAGCGGAGCGCCGACACCCACCTGATTCCGTTGCCGCTGCCGGGGTTGCCAGGCATCGAGTTGTACTTCAAGGACGAGTCCAGCCACCCCACCGGCAGCCTGAAACATCGCCTGGCCCGTTCACTGTTCCTGTACGCACTGTGCAATGGCTGGCTCAAGCCGGGCGCCCCGGTGGTTGAAGCATCGAGTGGTTCCACGGCGATTTCCGAGGCCTACTTCGCCCGCCTGCTGGGCTTGCCGTTTATTGCGGTCATGCCTGCTTCCACGTCCCAGGAGAAAATCGCCCAGATCGCCTTTTATGGTGGCAAGAGTCATCTGGCCCAGGATCCGACGCAGATCTACGCGGAATCCGAGCGCCTGGCCAAGGAGGGTGGTGGTCATTTCATGGACCAGTTCACCTATGCCGAACGTGCTACCGACTGGCGGGCGAACAACAACATCGCCGAGTCGATCTTCCAGCAGATGCGCTTTGAACAGCACCCGGAGCCCAGCTGGTTGATTTCCAGCCCCGGCACCGGCGGTACCACCGCCACGCTGGGCCGTTATGTGCGTTATCGCCAGCATTGCACCCGCGTGCTGTGTGCCGATGCCGAACGTTCGGTGTTCTTCGACTTCTACCAGAGCGGCGACGCCAACCTGCGCCTGGAGTGTGGCTCACGGATCGAAGGGATTGGTCGCCCGCGGGTCGAGGCATCGTTTCTGCCGGCGGTGATTGATGCGATGGTCAAGGTGCCAGACGCCTTGTCATTGGCGGCCATGCATTACCTGGCTGGGCGTTTGGGACGACGGGTCGGCGGTTCCAGCGGGACCAACCTGATCGGCGCCTTGATAGCCGCGCAACAGATGAAAGCGGCGGGAGAGTCGGGGTCGATCGTGGCGATCTTGTGTGATGGCGGCGAGCGCTATGCCACGACCTATTATGATCAGGAGTGGTTGGTGGGGCAGGGCTATGAGTTGGATGGGTTGGTTACGGCAGTGGCTGCGAGCGTAGAGCAGGGCGAGTCTCTACCGACCAGCATCCTGCGCGCCAATATCTGA
- the nhaA gene encoding Na+/H+ antiporter NhaA, protein MPLRSTFTRFFQLEAASGLLLIAAAALALIINNSPLSHLYNAFLETPVVTQVGALSIAKPALLWINDGLMALFFLLIGLEVKRELLDGHLSKPSQVVLPGAAAIGGMVVPALIYWALNKDNPAALAGWAIPMATDIAFALGVLALLGKRVPVSLKLFLMTLAIIDDLGAIIVIALFYSADLSGASLAGAGACLIALIAMNRLGVIKLGPYLIVGLILWVCVLKSGVHATLAGVTLAFCIPLRTKNAETSPLLTLEHALHPWVAYAILPLFAFANAGVSLTGVSLESFTHHVPMGIAAGLLIGKTVGVFGLTWLAIKTGIASLPSGANWGQVLGVAILCGIGFTMSLFVGSLAFVPGASEFAGEDRMGILTGSILAAFIGYAVTAMASRKKA, encoded by the coding sequence TTGCCTCTGCGTAGCACTTTCACCCGTTTTTTCCAGCTGGAAGCTGCCAGTGGCCTGTTGTTGATCGCCGCTGCCGCCTTGGCGCTGATCATTAACAACTCGCCGTTGTCGCATCTGTACAACGCCTTCCTCGAGACCCCGGTGGTCACACAGGTGGGAGCGCTGAGCATCGCCAAGCCGGCGCTGCTGTGGATCAACGACGGCCTGATGGCCCTGTTCTTCCTGTTGATCGGCCTGGAGGTCAAGCGCGAACTCCTCGATGGCCATCTGTCCAAGCCCTCCCAAGTGGTACTGCCCGGCGCAGCAGCCATCGGCGGCATGGTGGTGCCGGCACTGATCTACTGGGCGCTGAACAAGGACAACCCCGCCGCCCTCGCCGGCTGGGCGATCCCCATGGCCACGGATATTGCGTTCGCCCTGGGCGTGCTGGCCCTGCTGGGCAAGCGCGTACCGGTGTCGCTGAAGCTGTTCCTGATGACCCTGGCAATCATTGACGACCTCGGTGCCATCATCGTCATTGCGTTGTTTTACTCCGCCGACTTGTCCGGCGCGTCCCTGGCGGGCGCGGGGGCTTGCTTGATTGCCTTGATTGCGATGAACCGTCTGGGCGTGATCAAGCTTGGGCCGTACCTCATCGTTGGCTTGATCCTGTGGGTGTGCGTACTCAAGAGCGGTGTGCATGCCACGCTGGCCGGCGTGACCCTGGCGTTCTGCATTCCACTGCGTACCAAAAATGCCGAAACCTCACCGCTGCTGACCCTGGAACACGCCCTGCACCCGTGGGTGGCCTACGCCATCCTGCCGCTCTTCGCATTCGCCAATGCCGGGGTTTCCTTAACCGGCGTCAGCCTGGAAAGCTTCACCCACCACGTGCCCATGGGCATCGCGGCCGGCCTGTTGATCGGCAAGACCGTCGGTGTGTTCGGCCTGACCTGGCTGGCGATCAAGACCGGTATCGCCTCACTGCCCAGCGGCGCCAACTGGGGCCAGGTGCTTGGCGTGGCGATCCTGTGCGGCATCGGCTTTACCATGAGCCTGTTTGTCGGCTCACTGGCGTTTGTGCCGGGCGCCAGTGAGTTTGCCGGTGAAGACCGCATGGGCATTCTGACCGGGTCGATCCTGGCGGCCTTTATCGGGTACGCGGTGACGGCAATGGCGAGTCGCAAGAAAGCCTGA
- a CDS encoding glycine zipper 2TM domain-containing protein has protein sequence MRKSVLLVACFTTLSLLLGGCASSLTGDSYSRDEARRVQTVRMGTIESLRPVKIEGTKTPIGGAAGAVIGGVGGSAIGGGRGSIVTAVIGAVAGGLLGSATEEGLTRTQGVEITVREDDGSMRAYVQAVQENEIFRIGDRVRIMTVDGTSRVTR, from the coding sequence ATGCGTAAGTCCGTTTTACTAGTTGCCTGCTTTACCACCCTGTCGTTGCTCTTGGGTGGCTGCGCCTCGAGTCTGACCGGCGACTCGTACTCTCGCGATGAGGCGCGTCGTGTACAGACCGTGCGCATGGGCACCATCGAATCCCTGCGTCCGGTGAAAATCGAAGGTACCAAGACCCCAATCGGCGGCGCTGCAGGCGCAGTCATCGGCGGCGTTGGCGGCAGCGCCATCGGTGGCGGCCGTGGCAGCATCGTCACCGCGGTGATCGGCGCGGTCGCTGGTGGCCTGTTGGGCTCCGCCACCGAAGAAGGCCTGACCCGTACCCAGGGCGTGGAAATCACCGTTCGCGAAGACGACGGCAGCATGCGTGCCTACGTACAAGCCGTGCAGGAAAATGAAATCTTCCGCATCGGCGACCGCGTACGCATCATGACCGTTGACGGTACCAGCCGCGTTACCCGCTAA
- the pdxH gene encoding pyridoxamine 5'-phosphate oxidase: MTQALADMRRDYTRDGLSEAQAPDEPFALFHQWFADAVKTEQPPVEANAMTLATVDQDGRPHCRILLLKGLDAQGFTFFTNYQSAKGEQLAARPFAAMTFFWPTLERQVRIEGRVVKVTPEESDAYYQVRPLGSRLGAWASPQSKVIRDREELQELLKATEQRFSDTQPDCPEHWGGYRLLPERIEFWQGRASRLHDRLNYRLQEAQWSRERLAP; this comes from the coding sequence ATGACCCAGGCACTGGCTGATATGCGCCGTGACTATACACGGGACGGTTTGAGCGAGGCCCAGGCCCCGGATGAACCGTTTGCATTGTTCCACCAATGGTTTGCCGACGCGGTGAAAACCGAGCAGCCGCCGGTGGAGGCCAATGCCATGACCCTGGCGACGGTCGACCAGGACGGTCGCCCGCATTGTCGCATCCTGTTGCTCAAGGGCCTGGATGCACAGGGCTTTACCTTCTTCACCAACTATCAAAGCGCCAAGGGTGAACAGCTCGCGGCGCGGCCGTTCGCGGCCATGACCTTCTTCTGGCCGACCCTGGAACGCCAGGTGCGCATTGAAGGGCGCGTGGTCAAGGTCACCCCAGAAGAGTCGGACGCTTATTACCAAGTGCGTCCTTTGGGCAGCCGCCTTGGGGCTTGGGCTTCCCCGCAGAGCAAGGTCATCCGTGACCGCGAAGAACTGCAGGAACTGCTCAAGGCCACTGAACAGCGTTTCAGCGATACCCAGCCCGACTGCCCTGAGCATTGGGGTGGGTACCGTTTGTTGCCCGAGCGCATCGAGTTCTGGCAAGGCCGCGCCAGCCGCCTGCATGACCGCCTCAACTATCGCCTGCAAGAGGCTCAATGGTCCCGCGAGCGCCTGGCGCCCTGA
- a CDS encoding OmpA family protein yields the protein MLSNKSLALALCLTITGCAQTPQNDAEGGHWWSFGSDKAATKDAVTQTDAKPDAKPAAGAKPVEPVAAAAAPAPAAKADTGYSWWPFSTKSAEEKAADAKADLKADLKAATPTSDAAPVVAKTDTEPHWWWPFESKPKPLAKVDVTNVQMPDPKITQAWLDDYEPRLREAIKGSNLQLERRDNVLVVIAPVDGSYNPKRPAMLLPVTLGPFTRVAKAVEADPKTAVLVLGHVDATGSAPASQALSKERAQSIASIFSLSGLKQDRLMLRGMGDLMPRAANDSNQGRALNRRMEIMFIQRTTMLALLSKYNSGKTPPVAEMVAVQDVPAPAPAAKAPAKKAPAKKAAAKPAAKKAAAKPAAKKPAAAKAKAAAPASNDQAKN from the coding sequence ATGTTATCGAACAAGTCCTTGGCACTGGCGCTGTGCCTCACTATTACGGGTTGCGCACAAACTCCACAAAATGATGCCGAAGGTGGGCATTGGTGGTCATTCGGATCGGACAAGGCTGCGACCAAGGACGCAGTGACCCAAACCGACGCCAAGCCCGATGCCAAGCCTGCTGCAGGCGCCAAGCCTGTTGAGCCCGTCGCCGCTGCTGCTGCACCGGCTCCGGCCGCCAAGGCTGACACCGGTTACAGCTGGTGGCCGTTCTCCACCAAGAGTGCTGAAGAAAAGGCCGCTGATGCCAAGGCTGACCTGAAAGCCGACCTCAAGGCCGCCACCCCGACGTCGGACGCGGCACCTGTGGTCGCCAAGACCGACACCGAGCCCCACTGGTGGTGGCCGTTCGAAAGCAAGCCAAAGCCCTTGGCCAAGGTCGACGTGACCAACGTGCAGATGCCTGACCCGAAAATCACCCAGGCCTGGCTGGACGACTACGAGCCACGCCTGCGCGAGGCCATCAAGGGCAGCAACCTGCAACTGGAGCGTCGCGACAACGTGCTGGTGGTGATTGCCCCGGTCGACGGTTCCTACAACCCGAAGCGCCCGGCGATGTTGCTGCCCGTGACCCTGGGCCCGTTCACCCGTGTGGCCAAGGCCGTCGAAGCTGATCCAAAGACTGCCGTACTGGTCCTGGGCCACGTCGACGCCACCGGCAGCGCGCCGGCGAGCCAGGCGTTGAGCAAGGAACGTGCGCAGTCGATTGCGTCGATTTTCAGCCTCAGTGGTTTGAAGCAGGACCGCCTGATGCTGCGTGGCATGGGTGACCTTATGCCACGCGCCGCCAACGACAGCAATCAAGGCCGTGCGCTGAATCGCCGCATGGAAATCATGTTCATTCAGCGTACAACGATGTTGGCACTGCTGAGCAAGTACAACTCGGGCAAGACCCCGCCTGTTGCTGAAATGGTGGCCGTGCAGGACGTTCCAGCCCCGGCACCGGCGGCAAAAGCGCCAGCCAAAAAGGCCCCGGCCAAGAAAGCTGCCGCCAAGCCCGCGGCTAAAAAGGCTGCGGCCAAACCGGCAGCGAAGAAACCCGCTGCCGCCAAAGCCAAGGCTGCGGCACCCGCTTCGAACGACCAGGCGAAAAACTGA
- a CDS encoding serine hydrolase domain-containing protein, with protein MQIQGHYELQFEAVREAFAALFDDPQERGAGLCIQIGGQTVVDLWAGTADKDGAEAWHSDTIVNLFSCTKTFTAVTALQLVAEGKLKLDAPVADYWPAFAAAGKEAITLRQLLCHQAGLPAIREMLPTEALYDWQLMVDTLAAEAPWWTPGEGHGYEAITYGWLVGELLRRADGRGPGESIVARVARPLGLDFHVGLADEEFYRVAHVARSKGNMGDEAAQRLLQVMMREPAAMTTRAFANPPSILTSTNKPEWRRMQQPAANGHGNARSLAGFYSGLLDGSLLESDMLEQLTREHSIGLDKTLLTQTRFGLGCMLDQPQLPNATFGLGPRAFGHPGAGGSVGFADPEHDVAFGFVTNTLGPYVLMDPRAQKLVGILAGCL; from the coding sequence GTGCAGATTCAGGGTCATTACGAGCTCCAGTTCGAAGCGGTACGCGAAGCCTTCGCCGCACTGTTCGATGACCCCCAGGAACGTGGTGCCGGGTTGTGCATCCAGATCGGCGGGCAAACCGTCGTCGACCTGTGGGCCGGTACTGCCGACAAGGACGGGGCCGAAGCCTGGCATAGCGACACTATCGTCAACCTGTTCTCCTGCACCAAGACCTTCACGGCCGTTACCGCCCTGCAACTGGTGGCCGAAGGCAAGCTCAAGCTCGATGCGCCTGTGGCCGATTACTGGCCGGCATTTGCCGCGGCGGGCAAAGAAGCGATTACCCTGCGCCAGTTGCTCTGTCACCAGGCCGGGCTGCCGGCCATCCGCGAAATGCTGCCTACCGAGGCCCTCTACGACTGGCAATTGATGGTCGATACCCTGGCGGCCGAGGCTCCCTGGTGGACACCGGGCGAGGGGCATGGCTATGAGGCGATTACCTATGGTTGGCTGGTCGGCGAATTGCTGCGCCGTGCCGATGGGCGCGGGCCGGGGGAGTCCATCGTGGCGCGGGTCGCACGGCCCTTGGGGCTGGATTTTCATGTGGGCCTTGCGGACGAAGAGTTTTATCGTGTTGCCCATGTAGCCCGCAGTAAAGGCAATATGGGCGATGAAGCGGCACAGCGGTTACTTCAAGTAATGATGCGCGAACCCGCAGCAATGACCACACGTGCATTTGCCAATCCACCGTCTATTCTGACCAGCACTAACAAGCCCGAATGGCGACGCATGCAGCAGCCCGCGGCTAATGGTCACGGTAATGCACGTAGCCTGGCCGGGTTTTATAGTGGGTTGTTGGACGGTAGTTTGCTGGAAAGCGACATGCTCGAACAATTGACTCGTGAACACAGTATCGGGCTGGACAAAACCTTATTGACCCAAACCCGCTTCGGCCTGGGCTGCATGTTGGATCAACCGCAGTTGCCCAATGCCACGTTCGGCCTGGGGCCACGCGCATTCGGGCATCCCGGGGCAGGCGGCTCAGTCGGGTTTGCCGACCCTGAACATGATGTCGCATTCGGTTTTGTGACTAATACCCTGGGGCCTTACGTACTTATGGACCCGCGTGCGCAGAAGTTGGTCGGAATATTGGCCGGTTGTCTATAA
- a CDS encoding beta-galactosidase, whose product MIRTLPALFALLFAAPLMAAPAGQQTLFNFVRPADVVKVATQDASLPQYNAEQTPEGEVLRRITFNPAAEPSLVLSPQTGVWDWSQSSAMSLRIQSAMNWALTLYIKVQSADGKTLVSRVDLPAGPAQTLLVPLQVNSPLSQGMKAGPPMPITVEGQRVLLAGSAGEIDRSQVVSVTLSMIKPNAAQSILLERFGVQDSEPVLKAAYSELVDAYGQSTRARWPEKVSSDDQLKALAAKEQQQLKTWLAERDKSSLDPYGGWNKGPAFDASGFFRTEKRDGRWYLVTPDGHPFYSLGVNTVAPDNSQTYVAGREWMFAALPKAGEPFDKYYGSGDNRTGNGAGEGRGFGSGRWYDFYGANLQRTYGGEGLDQKRWVTHTLDRLQAWGFNTVGNWSDADLATADRVPYTLPLSIVGDYASISTGTDWWGGMPDPFDPRFAMATERAVAIAARDHRDDPWLIGFFADNELAWAGPGDDPKSRYALAYGTLRMTTDVPAKRAFLKQLRDKYRNEEGLSKAWGIHLAGWELMEDPGFEPPMPNPEHPEIEADFKYFQKTFADAYFKTISDSLKWHAPNQLLLGGRFAVSTPEAVASCAQYCDVLSFNMYTLKPQDGYDFAALRALDKPVLITEFNFGSADRGPFWGGVTQLAREEDRGAAYSAFLKQAMAEPSIVGVHWFQYLDQPVTGRLLDGENGHFGLVGITDVPFQGFVDSVRKSNLAAVDQLGKEAEKAKAAGAVREHEGGRSAQAGKGAGQGAGQAGGHSGNGH is encoded by the coding sequence GATGTGGTCAAGGTGGCGACCCAGGACGCCAGCCTGCCGCAATACAACGCCGAACAAACGCCCGAAGGCGAGGTGCTGCGCCGCATCACCTTCAACCCGGCGGCCGAGCCGAGCCTGGTGCTCAGCCCGCAAACCGGCGTGTGGGACTGGTCGCAATCCAGCGCCATGAGCCTGCGTATCCAAAGCGCCATGAACTGGGCGCTGACTCTCTACATCAAGGTGCAGAGCGCCGACGGCAAGACCCTGGTCAGCCGCGTCGACCTGCCGGCCGGCCCGGCCCAGACCCTGCTGGTGCCGCTGCAAGTCAACTCGCCACTGAGCCAGGGCATGAAGGCCGGCCCGCCTATGCCTATCACCGTGGAGGGCCAGCGGGTGTTGCTGGCCGGTAGTGCCGGGGAAATCGACCGCAGCCAAGTGGTCTCGGTGACCCTGTCGATGATCAAGCCCAACGCCGCCCAAAGCATCCTGCTGGAGCGCTTCGGCGTGCAGGACAGCGAGCCGGTGTTGAAAGCCGCCTACAGCGAATTGGTCGACGCCTATGGGCAGTCCACACGCGCGCGCTGGCCGGAAAAGGTCAGCAGCGATGACCAGCTCAAGGCTTTGGCCGCCAAGGAGCAGCAGCAGCTCAAGACCTGGCTGGCCGAGCGAGACAAATCCTCCCTGGACCCATATGGCGGCTGGAACAAAGGCCCGGCATTCGACGCCAGCGGCTTTTTTCGCACCGAGAAGCGCGATGGCCGCTGGTACCTGGTGACCCCCGACGGCCATCCGTTCTATTCCCTGGGCGTCAATACCGTGGCGCCGGACAACAGCCAGACCTACGTGGCGGGGCGTGAATGGATGTTCGCGGCGCTGCCCAAGGCCGGCGAACCTTTCGACAAGTATTACGGCAGCGGCGACAACCGCACCGGCAACGGTGCCGGCGAAGGACGTGGCTTTGGCTCGGGCCGCTGGTACGATTTCTATGGCGCCAACCTGCAACGCACTTATGGCGGTGAAGGTCTGGACCAGAAGCGCTGGGTTACCCACACCCTCGACCGCCTGCAAGCCTGGGGTTTCAACACCGTGGGCAACTGGAGCGATGCGGACCTGGCCACGGCCGACCGCGTGCCGTACACCTTGCCGCTGTCGATTGTGGGTGACTACGCCAGCATCAGCACCGGCACCGACTGGTGGGGCGGCATGCCCGACCCGTTCGACCCACGCTTTGCCATGGCCACCGAACGCGCCGTGGCTATCGCCGCGCGCGATCACCGCGATGACCCGTGGTTGATCGGCTTCTTTGCCGACAACGAACTGGCCTGGGCAGGTCCCGGTGACGATCCGAAGTCCCGCTACGCCCTGGCCTATGGCACCTTGCGCATGACCACCGATGTGCCGGCCAAACGCGCCTTCCTCAAGCAACTGCGCGACAAATACCGCAACGAAGAAGGCCTGTCCAAAGCTTGGGGCATTCATTTGGCGGGCTGGGAGCTGATGGAAGACCCTGGCTTCGAGCCACCGATGCCCAACCCGGAACACCCGGAAATCGAAGCCGACTTCAAGTATTTCCAGAAGACGTTTGCCGATGCCTACTTCAAGACCATCTCTGACTCGCTGAAGTGGCACGCGCCCAACCAACTCTTGCTGGGCGGCCGTTTTGCAGTGAGCACCCCGGAAGCGGTGGCGTCGTGCGCACAGTATTGCGACGTGTTGAGCTTCAACATGTACACCCTCAAACCCCAGGACGGTTATGACTTCGCCGCCCTGCGCGCATTGGACAAACCGGTACTGATCACCGAATTCAACTTTGGCTCCGCCGACCGTGGCCCGTTTTGGGGCGGCGTGACGCAACTGGCCCGCGAAGAAGACCGCGGCGCGGCGTACAGCGCCTTTCTCAAGCAGGCCATGGCCGAGCCGTCGATTGTCGGCGTGCATTGGTTCCAGTACCTCGACCAGCCGGTGACCGGGCGCCTGCTGGATGGTGAAAACGGCCACTTCGGCCTTGTCGGTATCACCGATGTGCCGTTCCAGGGTTTCGTCGACAGCGTACGTAAAAGTAATCTTGCGGCAGTCGACCAATTGGGCAAGGAGGCCGAGAAAGCCAAGGCGGCCGGTGCCGTGCGAGAGCACGAAGGTGGCCGATCAGCCCAAGCGGGCAAAGGCGCGGGGCAGGGCGCCGGTCAGGCCGGTGGGCACTCTGGAAATGGTCATTGA